The Dunckerocampus dactyliophorus isolate RoL2022-P2 chromosome 1, RoL_Ddac_1.1, whole genome shotgun sequence genome has a segment encoding these proteins:
- the LOC129185817 gene encoding glutamate receptor-interacting protein 2-like isoform X4: MLCGLRRDTKNSCDEGPYSKGNKQSGASDQSHFSQRRSLSEEYRGVTTVDLMKREGSNLGLTISGGSDKDGKPRVSNLRPGGLAARSDQLNVGDHIKSVNGINLSKLRHDEIISLLKNIGERVVLEVEYELPPFVQTPSGVTTKTTEVCLLKEGNSFGFVIRGGYHEDWRRSRPLVVTHVRPGGPADREGTLKAGDRVLSIDGMPLNREKHADALTMLMQSGQEALFLIEYDISVMEALQQASGPLLVEIGKGASSSLGVSLTTSLYRNKQVIIIDKIKAASVAERCGALNAGDVLLTIDGTSTEHCSLMEALQLLGNTTDIVKLEILPSSQSRLPVRPQDTVKVQKSSHHHWDQSSSNFCLPPHASHSKTWSSPSHPHNQQDHSKSLVSGGFSPSSTATSGFSSQGSNTLPCPMAPTAPTSPRASTGKRRNRKKDHKSSLSLASSSVGPGGQIFHVEAIEVMLRGDPLTGFGIQLQGGVFATETLSAPPVIRFIEPDSPAERSGLLQVGDRLLSINGIPTEDGTLEEAHQLLRDSALTNKVTVEIEFDVAESVVPSSGTFYVKLPKRRGMELGITISASKKPSKPLIISDIRKGSIAHRTGTLEPGDRLLAIDSVRLENCTMEDAMHVLEQAEDMVKLRIQKDEDNIDELEMSGSIIYTVELKRYNGPLGITISGTEEPFDPIVISGLTKKGLAERTGAIHIGDRVLAINGVSLKGKTLSEAIHLLQMAGESVTLKIKKQADRMLASPPFHEYDARRVLDRETGFLSDLDDELMDSQRLGKHSEIYSATVPSIDSAMSSWDGSGCDAGYSTQGTYLHKDLLLNSNEWRRTKYRSPVGSSSAGLMQQTGLYDVRLTEDDWDKLPGFVSPPHCHGTLNQEDSFWSQALLDLETCGQSEILRELEASMTGSALSLYLEETKTNEDFMFLSELSPIKCEDSNVTPKNRSNHSMSTGSEDMTSRGSRWSDSSSATLALQKVTVRKDPESHDFGFSVSDGLLEKGVFVNMIRPKGPADQAGLKPYDRILQVNHVRTRDLDCCLTVPLIMEAGASLDLVISRNPVETGNTGGVPSDRNDPSISLLCFSERRTKSIAL; this comes from the exons ATGAGGGACCATACTCAAAGGGAAACAAGCAGTCCGGGGCATCTGACCAATCACATTTCTCCCAAAGGCGCAGCCTTTCAG AAGAGTACCGAGGAGTGACCACAGTAGACCTGATGAAAAGGGAAGGCAGCAACCTCGGCCTCACCATCTCCGGAGGCTCCGATAAGGACGGCAAACCCAGAGTGTCAAACCTACGGCCAGGTGGGCTGGCTGCCAG GAGTGACCAGCTGAATGTAGGAGACCACATTAAGTCAGTCAACGGCATCAACCTGTCCAAGCTTCGTCATGATGAAATTATCAGCCTGCTGAAGAACATCGGAGAGCGAGTTGTGCTGGAGGTGGAGTACGAGCTGCCTCCATTTG TCCAGACTCCATCAGGAGTCACAACCAAAACCACAGAAGTGTGTTTGCTCAAAGAGGGGAACAGTTTTGGGTTTGTCATCAGAG GGGGCTACCATGAAGACTGGCGCAGGTCTCGTCCTCTGGTGGTGACCCATGTCAGACCAGGAGGTCCAGCTGACAG GGAGGGCACGTTAAAGGCTGGCGACAGAGTATTGAGCATAGACGGCATGCCTTTAAACAGAGAGAAGCATGCTGACGCGTTGACCATGCTGATGCAGAGCGGCCAGGAAGCTTTGTTCCTGATTGAGTATGACATCTCTGTCATgg AGGCTTTACAACAAGCCTCAGGTCCTCTACTGGTGGAAATAGGGAAAGGTGCCTCCTCCAGCCTGGGCGTCAGCCTCACCACATCCCTATACAGGAACAAACAAGTCATCATTATCGACAAGATAAAGGCGGCCAGCGTGGCTGAAAG GTGTGGAGCGCTGAACGCAGGTGATGTTCTGCTGACCATAGATGGAACCAGCACGGAACACTGCTCTCTAATGGAGGCCTTGCAGCTTCTGGGCAACACCACTGATATTGTCAAACTGGAGATTCTACCATCCAGTCAGAGCAGACTCCCTGTCCGGCCACAAGACACAG TAAAAGTGCAGAAGAGCAGCCATCATCACTGGGACCAAAGCAGCAGCAACTTCTGCCTGCCCCCTCATGCCAGCCACAGCAAGACATGGAGCAGCCCAAGCCACCCACACAACCAGCAGGACCATAGCAAAT CTCTGGTGAGTGGTGGCTTCTCCCCTTCCTCCACAGCCACATCAGGCTTCAGCAGCCAGGGGAGCAACACGCTGCCCTGCCCCATGGCGCCCACAGCACCCACCAGCCCTCGTGCTTCCACAGGAAAGAGGAGGAACAGGAAGAAGGACCACAAGAGCTCAT TGTCCCTCGCATCCAGTTCTGTGGGCCCAGGGGGTCAAATTTTTCACGTGGAAGCCATTGAAGTCATGCTGAGAGGGGATCCGCTCACAGGTTTTGGGATTCAGCTGCAGGGGGGTGTCTTTGCCACAGAAACCCTCTCTGCTCCACCCGTCATCCGCTTTATCGAGCCTGACAGCCCGGCTGAGAG GTCCGGATTGCTGCAGGTAGGAGACAGACTCTTGTCCATCAATGGCATCCCAACTGAAGATGGCACTTTGGAGGAAGCCCACCAGCTGCTCAGAGACTCCGCTTTGACCAATAAGGTCACAGTGGAGATTGAGTTTGATGTTGCTG AGTCTGTAGTTCCCAGCAGTGGTACCTTCTATGTCAAACTACCCAAGCGAAGAGGAATGGAACTGGGCATCACCATCAGTG CAAGTAAGAAGCCTAGCAAGCCACTCATCATCTCTGACATCAGAAAAGGCAGCATAGCACACAG GACAGGCACTTTGGAGCCTGGAGACAGGCTGTTGGCCATCGACAGTGTGCGTCTTGAGAACTGCACCATGGAGGATGCCATGCACGTCCTGGAGCAGGCAGAGGACATGGTCAAGCTCAGAATCCAGAAGGACGAGGACAACATTG ATGAGCTGGAGATGTCAGGATCTATCATATACACAGTGGAGCTGAAGAGATATAACGGACCACTGGGGATCACAATTTCTGGCACTGAGGAACCTTTTGACCCCATCGTCATTTCAGGTCTCACCAAGAAAGGCTTGGCAGAGAG GACTGGGGCCATCCACATAGGGGACCGTGTGCTGGCTATCAATGGGGTCAGTCTGAAAGGCAAAACGCTGAGCGAGGCCATCCACCTCTTGCAGATGGCCGGGGAGTCCGTCACCCTCAAGATCAAGAAACAAGCCGACCGTATGTTGGCCTCACCTCCTTTTCATG AGTATGATGCCAGGCGGGTTCTGGACAGAGAAACTGGGTTTCTGAGTGACCTAGACGATGAACTGATGGACTCACAGAGACTCGGGAAACACTCGGAGATCTATTCTGCCACCGTTCCCAGTATTGATTCTGCGATGAGCTCCTGGGATGGCTCAGGATGCGACGCTGGCTACAGTACCCAAG GAACATATCTTCACAAAGATTTGTTGCTCAATTCCAATGAATGGAGGAGAACAAAGTACAGGAGCCCAGTGGGGTCCAGCTCTGCAGGACTGATGCAGCAAACGGGGCTCTATGATGTGAGACTAACAGAGGATGACTGGGACAAGTTGCCTGG ATTCGTCAGCCCCCCTCATTGCCATGGCACCCTCAACCAAGAGGATAGCTTTTGGTCCCAGGCTCTGCTGGACCTGGAGACCTGTGGCCAGTCAGAGATCCTCAGGGAGCTTGAG GCATCTATGACAGGTAGCGCTCTTAGTCTGTACCTGGAGGAGACCAAGACCAATGAAGACTTCATGTTTCTATCAGAACTAAGTCCCATTAAATGTGAGGATAGTAACGTGACACCAAAGAATAGGAGCAACCACAGCATGTCCACTGGCTCTGAAGATATGACATCTCGTGGTAGCAGGTGGTCTGATTCGTCTTCCGCTACCCTGGCCCTGCAGAAG GTGACCGTCAGAAAGGACCCTGAGAGCCACGACTTTGGCTTCAGCGTATCTGACGGTCTTCTAGAAAAAGGAGTTTTTGTCAACATGATCCGTCCCAAAGGCCCAGCTGACCAGGCGGGCCTCAAGCCTTACGATCGCATACTTCAG GTGAATCATGTGCGCACCAGAGACTTGGACTGCTGTCTCACTGTGCCCCTGATTATGGAAGCGGGGGCCAGCTTGGATCTGGTCATTAGCAGGAATCCTGTGGAAACAGGCAACACCGGGGGGGTGCCCAGCGACCGCAACGACCCCTCCATCTCGCTGCTCTGCTTCTCTGAGCGCCGCACCAAAAGCATTGCCCTGTGA
- the LOC129185817 gene encoding glutamate receptor-interacting protein 2-like isoform X2 codes for MSARIVFGKAHLTRKQVSFGFCQPDLRRSSHSKRKMFSFSLRCRLGIIRGRTKDEGPYSKGNKQSGASDQSHFSQRRSLSEEYRGVTTVDLMKREGSNLGLTISGGSDKDGKPRVSNLRPGGLAARSDQLNVGDHIKSVNGINLSKLRHDEIISLLKNIGERVVLEVEYELPPFVQTPSGVTTKTTEVCLLKEGNSFGFVIRGGYHEDWRRSRPLVVTHVRPGGPADREGTLKAGDRVLSIDGMPLNREKHADALTMLMQSGQEALFLIEYDISVMEALQQASGPLLVEIGKGASSSLGVSLTTSLYRNKQVIIIDKIKAASVAERCGALNAGDVLLTIDGTSTEHCSLMEALQLLGNTTDIVKLEILPSSQSRLPVRPQDTVKVQKSSHHHWDQSSSNFCLPPHASHSKTWSSPSHPHNQQDHSKSLVSGGFSPSSTATSGFSSQGSNTLPCPMAPTAPTSPRASTGKRRNRKKDHKSSLSLASSSVGPGGQIFHVEAIEVMLRGDPLTGFGIQLQGGVFATETLSAPPVIRFIEPDSPAERSGLLQVGDRLLSINGIPTEDGTLEEAHQLLRDSALTNKVTVEIEFDVAESVVPSSGTFYVKLPKRRGMELGITISASKKPSKPLIISDIRKGSIAHRTGTLEPGDRLLAIDSVRLENCTMEDAMHVLEQAEDMVKLRIQKDEDNIDELEMSGSIIYTVELKRYNGPLGITISGTEEPFDPIVISGLTKKGLAERTGAIHIGDRVLAINGVSLKGKTLSEAIHLLQMAGESVTLKIKKQADQYDARRVLDRETGFLSDLDDELMDSQRLGKHSEIYSATVPSIDSAMSSWDGSGCDAGYSTQGTYLHKDLLLNSNEWRRTKYRSPVGSSSAGLMQQTGLYDVRLTEDDWDKLPGFVSPPHCHGTLNQEDSFWSQALLDLETCGQSEILRELEASMTGSALSLYLEETKTNEDFMFLSELSPIKCEDSNVTPKNRSNHSMSTGSEDMTSRGSRWSDSSSATLALQKVTVRKDPESHDFGFSVSDGLLEKGVFVNMIRPKGPADQAGLKPYDRILQVNHVRTRDLDCCLTVPLIMEAGASLDLVISRNPVETGNTGGVPSDRNDPSISLLCFSERRTKSIAL; via the exons ATGAGGGACCATACTCAAAGGGAAACAAGCAGTCCGGGGCATCTGACCAATCACATTTCTCCCAAAGGCGCAGCCTTTCAG AAGAGTACCGAGGAGTGACCACAGTAGACCTGATGAAAAGGGAAGGCAGCAACCTCGGCCTCACCATCTCCGGAGGCTCCGATAAGGACGGCAAACCCAGAGTGTCAAACCTACGGCCAGGTGGGCTGGCTGCCAG GAGTGACCAGCTGAATGTAGGAGACCACATTAAGTCAGTCAACGGCATCAACCTGTCCAAGCTTCGTCATGATGAAATTATCAGCCTGCTGAAGAACATCGGAGAGCGAGTTGTGCTGGAGGTGGAGTACGAGCTGCCTCCATTTG TCCAGACTCCATCAGGAGTCACAACCAAAACCACAGAAGTGTGTTTGCTCAAAGAGGGGAACAGTTTTGGGTTTGTCATCAGAG GGGGCTACCATGAAGACTGGCGCAGGTCTCGTCCTCTGGTGGTGACCCATGTCAGACCAGGAGGTCCAGCTGACAG GGAGGGCACGTTAAAGGCTGGCGACAGAGTATTGAGCATAGACGGCATGCCTTTAAACAGAGAGAAGCATGCTGACGCGTTGACCATGCTGATGCAGAGCGGCCAGGAAGCTTTGTTCCTGATTGAGTATGACATCTCTGTCATgg AGGCTTTACAACAAGCCTCAGGTCCTCTACTGGTGGAAATAGGGAAAGGTGCCTCCTCCAGCCTGGGCGTCAGCCTCACCACATCCCTATACAGGAACAAACAAGTCATCATTATCGACAAGATAAAGGCGGCCAGCGTGGCTGAAAG GTGTGGAGCGCTGAACGCAGGTGATGTTCTGCTGACCATAGATGGAACCAGCACGGAACACTGCTCTCTAATGGAGGCCTTGCAGCTTCTGGGCAACACCACTGATATTGTCAAACTGGAGATTCTACCATCCAGTCAGAGCAGACTCCCTGTCCGGCCACAAGACACAG TAAAAGTGCAGAAGAGCAGCCATCATCACTGGGACCAAAGCAGCAGCAACTTCTGCCTGCCCCCTCATGCCAGCCACAGCAAGACATGGAGCAGCCCAAGCCACCCACACAACCAGCAGGACCATAGCAAAT CTCTGGTGAGTGGTGGCTTCTCCCCTTCCTCCACAGCCACATCAGGCTTCAGCAGCCAGGGGAGCAACACGCTGCCCTGCCCCATGGCGCCCACAGCACCCACCAGCCCTCGTGCTTCCACAGGAAAGAGGAGGAACAGGAAGAAGGACCACAAGAGCTCAT TGTCCCTCGCATCCAGTTCTGTGGGCCCAGGGGGTCAAATTTTTCACGTGGAAGCCATTGAAGTCATGCTGAGAGGGGATCCGCTCACAGGTTTTGGGATTCAGCTGCAGGGGGGTGTCTTTGCCACAGAAACCCTCTCTGCTCCACCCGTCATCCGCTTTATCGAGCCTGACAGCCCGGCTGAGAG GTCCGGATTGCTGCAGGTAGGAGACAGACTCTTGTCCATCAATGGCATCCCAACTGAAGATGGCACTTTGGAGGAAGCCCACCAGCTGCTCAGAGACTCCGCTTTGACCAATAAGGTCACAGTGGAGATTGAGTTTGATGTTGCTG AGTCTGTAGTTCCCAGCAGTGGTACCTTCTATGTCAAACTACCCAAGCGAAGAGGAATGGAACTGGGCATCACCATCAGTG CAAGTAAGAAGCCTAGCAAGCCACTCATCATCTCTGACATCAGAAAAGGCAGCATAGCACACAG GACAGGCACTTTGGAGCCTGGAGACAGGCTGTTGGCCATCGACAGTGTGCGTCTTGAGAACTGCACCATGGAGGATGCCATGCACGTCCTGGAGCAGGCAGAGGACATGGTCAAGCTCAGAATCCAGAAGGACGAGGACAACATTG ATGAGCTGGAGATGTCAGGATCTATCATATACACAGTGGAGCTGAAGAGATATAACGGACCACTGGGGATCACAATTTCTGGCACTGAGGAACCTTTTGACCCCATCGTCATTTCAGGTCTCACCAAGAAAGGCTTGGCAGAGAG GACTGGGGCCATCCACATAGGGGACCGTGTGCTGGCTATCAATGGGGTCAGTCTGAAAGGCAAAACGCTGAGCGAGGCCATCCACCTCTTGCAGATGGCCGGGGAGTCCGTCACCCTCAAGATCAAGAAACAAGCCGACC AGTATGATGCCAGGCGGGTTCTGGACAGAGAAACTGGGTTTCTGAGTGACCTAGACGATGAACTGATGGACTCACAGAGACTCGGGAAACACTCGGAGATCTATTCTGCCACCGTTCCCAGTATTGATTCTGCGATGAGCTCCTGGGATGGCTCAGGATGCGACGCTGGCTACAGTACCCAAG GAACATATCTTCACAAAGATTTGTTGCTCAATTCCAATGAATGGAGGAGAACAAAGTACAGGAGCCCAGTGGGGTCCAGCTCTGCAGGACTGATGCAGCAAACGGGGCTCTATGATGTGAGACTAACAGAGGATGACTGGGACAAGTTGCCTGG ATTCGTCAGCCCCCCTCATTGCCATGGCACCCTCAACCAAGAGGATAGCTTTTGGTCCCAGGCTCTGCTGGACCTGGAGACCTGTGGCCAGTCAGAGATCCTCAGGGAGCTTGAG GCATCTATGACAGGTAGCGCTCTTAGTCTGTACCTGGAGGAGACCAAGACCAATGAAGACTTCATGTTTCTATCAGAACTAAGTCCCATTAAATGTGAGGATAGTAACGTGACACCAAAGAATAGGAGCAACCACAGCATGTCCACTGGCTCTGAAGATATGACATCTCGTGGTAGCAGGTGGTCTGATTCGTCTTCCGCTACCCTGGCCCTGCAGAAG GTGACCGTCAGAAAGGACCCTGAGAGCCACGACTTTGGCTTCAGCGTATCTGACGGTCTTCTAGAAAAAGGAGTTTTTGTCAACATGATCCGTCCCAAAGGCCCAGCTGACCAGGCGGGCCTCAAGCCTTACGATCGCATACTTCAG GTGAATCATGTGCGCACCAGAGACTTGGACTGCTGTCTCACTGTGCCCCTGATTATGGAAGCGGGGGCCAGCTTGGATCTGGTCATTAGCAGGAATCCTGTGGAAACAGGCAACACCGGGGGGGTGCCCAGCGACCGCAACGACCCCTCCATCTCGCTGCTCTGCTTCTCTGAGCGCCGCACCAAAAGCATTGCCCTGTGA